The genome window CCATGACCAGGGCGGCGATCACGAGCAGCAGGACGGTCAGGCCGCCCAGCCGGAAGAGCTGCGGGCGGGCGTCCCGCCAGGCCTCGGCGGTGGTCACGGACTTGCCGAGGACGGCGCGGCTGGTGACGGTCGTGAGCAGGGCTGTCGCGATGATCGTGCCCAGCAGGGAGATGACCATGACGACGGAGGTGCTCAGCAGGGTGTCGCCCAGGGCGCGGCCCAGCTCGCCGGGGGTCGCGGTCGGGTCGCTGAGGGCGTCGGCGCTCGCGGTGTCGTTGAGGACGAGGCCCTGGAGCAGGATGACCGCGATCTGGGTGACGACCGCGACGGCCAGGGAGATGCCGAGGACCGTGCGCCAGTGCGTGCGCATGGTGGAGACGGCGCCGTCGAGGATCTCGCCGATGCCGAGCGGGCGCAGCGGGATCACTCCGGGCTTGGCCGCGGGCGGGGGGCCGCCCCAGCCGCCGCCCCATCCGGGAGCGCCGGGGCCGGGGGTGCCGTAGCCGGGGTGGCCGCCGGGGGCTCCGGGCGGGCCGTAGCCGCCGGGGCCCGGGGGCTGGGGGCCGCCGGGGTGGCCGCCCCAGCCCGGGACCGGCGGTGGGGGTGGGGTCTGGCCGGGGGCCTGCGGGGTCGGAGCGGACCACTGGGCGGGCGGCGGCTGCTCCTTGGACCACTTGGACGGCGGCTGCGCCTGGTCGGCGCCGCTCTGGCCGGCCGGCTGCGGCTGGTCGGCGCCGGTCCCGCCCGGGTGGTCCGTCGGCTGCGCGGAGCCCTGCTGGTCCGGCTCCTGGCCGCCCGAGGGGGCGGATCCGGGCGAGGCCCAGCCCGGAGTGTCCTTCATCGTCGCTCCTTCACGGTGCCCGTCCGCGGTCGCGGCGGCAGGTTGGCGCCCATCGTGCCACGCGGTGTCCGGGAAGTGACCGGGGGCCGTATGCGCTGCGCACCTTCAATTGTCCGACGGATACGGGGCAGACTGACCGCATGGCTGATCAGTACGCGCGATCCGGCGACGACATCCGGCCGACCGGGATACCGGCGATCCGCTGGGACGAGCCCCCCGAAGGCCCGGTCCTGGTCCTCCTGGACCAGACGAGACTGCCGGCCGAGGAGGTCGAGCTGGTGTGCACGGACGCGCCCGCGCTGGTGGAGGCGATCCG of Streptomyces griseiscabiei contains these proteins:
- a CDS encoding glycerophosphoryl diester phosphodiesterase membrane domain-containing protein produces the protein MKDTPGWASPGSAPSGGQEPDQQGSAQPTDHPGGTGADQPQPAGQSGADQAQPPSKWSKEQPPPAQWSAPTPQAPGQTPPPPPVPGWGGHPGGPQPPGPGGYGPPGAPGGHPGYGTPGPGAPGWGGGWGGPPPAAKPGVIPLRPLGIGEILDGAVSTMRTHWRTVLGISLAVAVVTQIAVILLQGLVLNDTASADALSDPTATPGELGRALGDTLLSTSVVMVISLLGTIIATALLTTVTSRAVLGKSVTTAEAWRDARPQLFRLGGLTVLLLVIAALVMAVGVTPGILLASAGSTEAGVLLALFGGLGAFVLTVWLMIRFSLASPALMLEKQGVRKSLGRSVKLVRGSWWRVLGIQLLAAIIAYVVASIVVIPFTFAGAALDGDGISGLITTGGAALGWTYLVISGVGAVIGSTLTFPISAGVTVLLYIDQRIRREALDLELGRAAGLQGYGDATGATPGS